In one Vulgatibacter incomptus genomic region, the following are encoded:
- a CDS encoding GNAT family N-acetyltransferase, with protein MIARRRRATIDWMATIRVRKMTAADLPAVSAMAGKLVRLHHEFDRRRFMDPADCEPGYGTWLASQLDVDASILLVAEDDLGVVGYVYASLEPRSYDKLLDACANVHDIYVDERSRRGGVAEVLLREALREAASRGAPRAVLLAAVPNEKAQRLFARIGFRPTMFEMTCELEDGDGDGEHYVRLESEER; from the coding sequence TTGATCGCGCGACGACGGCGCGCCACGATCGACTGGATGGCGACCATCCGGGTGCGAAAGATGACGGCAGCGGACCTGCCGGCCGTGAGCGCGATGGCGGGGAAGCTCGTTCGGCTTCACCACGAGTTCGACCGGCGACGGTTCATGGACCCGGCCGATTGCGAGCCCGGCTATGGCACCTGGCTCGCCTCGCAGCTCGATGTCGACGCTTCGATCCTCCTCGTGGCGGAGGACGACCTGGGTGTCGTGGGGTACGTCTACGCGAGCCTGGAGCCGCGGAGCTACGACAAGCTGCTCGACGCCTGCGCGAACGTACACGACATCTACGTGGACGAGCGCTCCCGCCGGGGAGGGGTGGCGGAGGTGTTGCTGCGCGAGGCGCTTCGGGAGGCGGCTTCGCGGGGCGCGCCCCGAGCGGTCCTCCTCGCGGCGGTCCCGAACGAGAAGGCGCAGCGGCTCTTCGCGCGGATCGGGTTTCGGCCGACGATGTTCGAGATGACCTGTGAGCTCGAGGACGGCGATGGGGATGGCGAACATTATGTTCGGCTCGAGAGCGAGGAGCGCTGA